Proteins from a genomic interval of Gordonia sp. SL306:
- a CDS encoding DUF262 domain-containing protein encodes MNRIESGELDLQPNFQRGEIWDIKRKQRLIDTVLRGWYVPAVHIVVDSDENDLVLDGQQRFATLRSFFADDFPVNGNVDPISEDIQELDGLRYTQLPAPVRRRINRFVIPIVTLRDYEPEEPNELFFRLNQSYNLTPPEKRNALHSAARDQVRHLVNQLGTIGLLQHETVGFNNRRLAYDDIIARSCVALEQNSIGTHINNAVVEKYYRGGEFSTSTLDSIRDSGARLFRMVQGSGKVRFNKGTLQTWLLYCDWAYEWSDYSALPRDLLHRFESERNLLRQGNFGAGDPALSSLRTAIRLYDDRASYRVTDVSSVLTRDLALHLFSMKLYGTSPRKNSDALLAALAEAPEERQQAIFFDFVQSSDWGVPLKGTI; translated from the coding sequence GTGAACCGGATCGAGTCGGGCGAACTTGATCTTCAACCGAATTTCCAGCGTGGTGAAATTTGGGATATCAAACGTAAACAGCGTCTGATCGACACTGTCTTACGCGGCTGGTATGTGCCGGCAGTACATATCGTGGTCGATTCGGATGAGAATGATCTGGTGCTGGACGGGCAACAACGATTCGCGACGCTGCGGTCCTTCTTCGCTGACGATTTTCCTGTCAATGGGAATGTTGATCCAATCAGCGAGGATATCCAAGAACTAGATGGACTCAGGTATACGCAATTGCCAGCCCCTGTTCGACGGCGAATAAATCGGTTCGTAATTCCGATCGTCACGCTCAGAGACTACGAGCCGGAGGAGCCCAATGAACTCTTCTTTCGATTAAATCAATCCTATAACCTTACACCACCGGAAAAGCGGAATGCGCTTCATAGCGCGGCGCGGGACCAGGTTCGGCATCTAGTTAATCAGCTAGGAACGATTGGGCTATTGCAACATGAGACGGTAGGGTTCAATAACCGACGACTCGCGTATGACGATATCATTGCGAGGTCATGTGTGGCGCTCGAGCAAAACAGTATCGGAACGCATATCAATAATGCCGTAGTCGAAAAATACTACCGCGGTGGTGAGTTCTCAACAAGTACCCTGGATTCTATCCGAGATAGCGGTGCGCGGCTCTTTAGAATGGTTCAGGGCTCGGGGAAAGTTCGATTCAATAAGGGTACACTCCAAACCTGGCTTCTGTACTGCGACTGGGCGTATGAGTGGAGCGACTATTCGGCCCTACCTCGTGATCTGCTGCACCGTTTCGAGTCCGAGCGAAACCTGCTGCGACAAGGAAATTTTGGGGCGGGTGACCCAGCGCTGAGTTCGCTGCGGACAGCGATCCGCCTGTATGATGACCGCGCCTCGTATCGCGTGACCGATGTATCCTCGGTGTTGACTCGTGACTTAGCACTTCACTTGTTCTCGATGAAGCTGTATGGAACTTCTCCGCGCAAGAACTCGGATGCTCTTCTTGCGGCCCTCGCTGAAGCCCCAGAGGAGCGGCAACAGGCCATATTCTTCGATTTTGTTCAATCGTCAGACTGGGGCGTTCCGCTGAAAGGGACCATCTGA
- a CDS encoding ATP-dependent nuclease — translation MVRTSQVLTFHDGVEIDLAQPCIVLGGKNGVGKSRVLRSIAKDAPKERVYINLHTLAEQALRVLRSRDDLNEMVEEYTPLTLDDDVTSISKLIVGREYESIEWYDLEIEPANEDDADDFLWTDDEPVLPFFRVEYRGMQYSAKEMGQGEFCVHFLFWILEKFKERSNLLLLLDEPDAFLPPVGAHKLLMCILHLCLKRNWKVVISTHSEEMIRLSRQHEGFVLLQVDNDGRTVATASSIDPNAGNTLLASPPVQQVLFCEDESAYFLLSALLDANEAAAGRPSEIVWGTGQGCLVALEKALPRSPAPRVNFAYVFDGDQRETVKSSVGRRWPIVFLPTVKDPDTLFMDLRADKPAIAHSLGTSVAPLSEFLDSIEGQDPHDWVNSLGERYGRQFALRQLSALWCSQNPAEVEPFVTQLQSADR, via the coding sequence ATGGTGCGCACATCACAGGTCCTAACGTTTCATGATGGCGTCGAGATCGATTTAGCCCAACCATGTATCGTGCTCGGTGGAAAAAACGGAGTTGGAAAGTCACGAGTTCTGCGGTCCATTGCGAAAGACGCGCCAAAAGAACGGGTTTATATCAATCTTCATACTCTGGCTGAACAGGCTCTTCGGGTGCTCAGATCGCGGGATGATTTGAATGAAATGGTGGAGGAATACACACCTCTGACTTTGGACGATGACGTCACGTCGATTTCGAAGTTGATTGTCGGACGTGAGTACGAATCGATCGAGTGGTACGATCTAGAAATAGAGCCCGCTAATGAAGACGATGCGGATGACTTTCTGTGGACAGATGATGAACCCGTTCTCCCCTTCTTCAGGGTGGAGTACCGAGGCATGCAGTATTCTGCGAAGGAGATGGGGCAGGGGGAGTTCTGTGTACACTTCCTCTTCTGGATACTCGAGAAATTCAAAGAGCGAAGCAATCTTCTTCTATTGCTCGATGAGCCCGATGCTTTCCTCCCTCCGGTTGGCGCTCATAAGTTGCTTATGTGCATTCTTCACCTATGTCTGAAGCGAAACTGGAAGGTAGTCATTTCGACTCATTCAGAGGAAATGATCCGTCTTTCTCGTCAACACGAGGGATTTGTGTTGCTGCAAGTTGACAACGATGGCAGAACTGTGGCGACCGCGTCATCGATTGATCCCAATGCCGGCAACACTCTCCTGGCGAGTCCTCCAGTCCAGCAGGTTCTGTTCTGCGAGGACGAGTCGGCCTACTTCCTACTGTCCGCTCTGTTGGACGCCAATGAGGCAGCGGCGGGCCGTCCAAGCGAGATCGTCTGGGGCACGGGGCAAGGCTGTCTTGTGGCGCTGGAAAAGGCTTTGCCGCGGTCACCCGCTCCTCGTGTGAACTTTGCCTATGTATTTGACGGCGATCAGCGAGAGACGGTGAAGTCATCTGTCGGGCGGCGGTGGCCCATAGTGTTTCTGCCAACCGTCAAGGATCCAGATACGTTGTTTATGGATTTGAGGGCCGACAAACCCGCTATCGCCCATTCGCTGGGCACGTCGGTAGCGCCCCTGTCCGAGTTCTTGGATTCCATTGAAGGCCAGGACCCTCATGATTGGGTGAACAGTCTGGGCGAGCGTTATGGCCGTCAGTTCGCTCTGCGGCAGTTGTCCGCGCTGTGGTGCAGCCAGAATCCAGCCGAAGTGGAGCCGTTCGTGACTCAACTTCAGAGCGCCGATCGCTAG
- a CDS encoding HNH endonuclease signature motif containing protein, giving the protein MNTTDSQTEIVALYAELHSVLDRISVASSTPASDLEVIEAAESHERAVKRMSWIGHRRVLDVSDRAAHIKAGYRSLYAFMAARLRITNPTRRRRHMEAVAQMYSMQGELLPPACPATAAALAEGAVGPDHVEEILKTLRHIPSSVSTEDKVAAESQLAQHAREFDPATVARLGAQVIAHLDPDGSLTDDRDRARRRSLSLGKQDPQSMSTLSGTLDPITRAMFDTLLDAWAAPGMNNPDDESSPRGGKVDADSKILKEAARQDMRSQSKRNHDALTALLKAALGGGVLGKSHRGLPPHLIVKITESELRERAGLGETAGGAHLPIKDVIELAAEAQHHLAVFADHSPEILYLGEAQRLANQSQRFALFARDGAGCTCPDCTQPFTRLEIHHAERDWADGGWTDVSDLAGACPKHNRMVGPKVGQWTTHIIREGPDTGRPAWTLNSDGTGPPNSPRVNRIHHVGENLDRLLRGVSPPPTIDSRREDMSREERRRVQNAVSMGWLVRAVRWEDLGLAG; this is encoded by the coding sequence GTGAACACCACAGATTCGCAGACCGAGATCGTTGCGCTGTACGCCGAGTTGCACAGCGTTCTCGACCGAATCAGCGTTGCGTCTTCCACACCCGCCTCCGATCTGGAAGTCATTGAAGCCGCCGAGTCTCATGAACGCGCCGTGAAGCGGATGAGCTGGATCGGACACCGCCGAGTACTCGACGTGTCCGACCGGGCAGCGCACATCAAGGCCGGGTACCGATCGCTGTATGCATTCATGGCGGCCCGGTTGCGGATCACGAACCCAACTCGGCGCCGGCGGCACATGGAAGCTGTCGCACAGATGTACTCGATGCAGGGCGAATTGCTCCCTCCTGCGTGCCCGGCCACTGCCGCTGCGCTGGCAGAGGGAGCCGTCGGCCCCGACCACGTCGAGGAGATCCTGAAAACGCTGCGCCACATCCCATCGTCGGTCTCCACCGAAGACAAGGTCGCCGCCGAGTCCCAGCTGGCGCAGCACGCCCGCGAGTTCGATCCGGCAACCGTTGCTCGACTCGGTGCACAGGTGATCGCTCATCTGGACCCCGACGGAAGTCTCACCGACGACCGCGATCGGGCGCGTCGGCGCAGCTTGAGTCTTGGCAAACAAGACCCGCAATCGATGAGCACCCTGAGTGGCACACTCGACCCGATCACCCGAGCGATGTTCGACACTCTTCTCGATGCGTGGGCCGCACCGGGTATGAACAATCCCGATGACGAGAGTTCACCGCGCGGCGGCAAGGTCGATGCTGACTCGAAGATCCTCAAAGAGGCTGCGCGACAGGATATGCGCTCGCAGTCCAAACGGAACCACGACGCGCTCACCGCTCTGCTGAAAGCGGCGCTCGGTGGTGGCGTGCTAGGAAAGAGCCACCGCGGATTGCCGCCGCATCTGATCGTCAAGATCACCGAATCCGAGCTGCGCGAGCGCGCCGGACTCGGCGAAACTGCCGGTGGTGCACATCTTCCCATCAAAGATGTCATCGAGCTGGCGGCCGAGGCACAACATCATCTGGCAGTGTTCGCCGATCACAGCCCTGAGATTCTCTACCTCGGCGAAGCTCAGCGGCTCGCCAACCAGTCGCAGCGATTCGCGCTGTTCGCCCGTGACGGCGCCGGATGCACCTGCCCTGACTGCACACAGCCGTTCACCCGCCTGGAAATCCACCACGCCGAACGGGACTGGGCCGACGGAGGCTGGACAGACGTCTCGGACCTCGCCGGGGCGTGCCCGAAACACAACCGGATGGTCGGCCCAAAGGTCGGACAGTGGACGACCCACATCATCCGGGAAGGCCCCGACACCGGTCGGCCGGCGTGGACTCTCAACAGCGACGGCACTGGACCCCCGAACTCGCCGAGGGTCAACCGCATCCACCACGTCGGCGAGAACCTCGACCGACTACTCCGCGGTGTGTCACCGCCCCCGACCATCGACTCACGGCGCGAGGACATGTCGCGCGAGGAACGACGCCGCGTGCAGAACGCGGTTTCCATGGGATGGCTGGTACGTGCCGTCCGGTGGGAGGATCTCGGCCTGGCCGGATGA
- a CDS encoding HsdM family class I SAM-dependent methyltransferase, which translates to MTTTHDDLLAPVDGLVLRKARGAFFTPPALANFVSRWAIRAPSDRILEPSCGEAAFLVAAAMRLDELGASKEHGSTTLEGIEIHPPSARAAAELVSVTGRSASIEVADFFTVTAARRFDAVIGNPPYVRYQDHVGAARVASRQAALRGGVGLTALASMWAAATVHAAEFLRPGGRMGLVLPAELLSVNYAADVRRYLMERFGRVRLVMFTERVFPDVQEEVVLLLAEDALAEGGTDHCELHQVRSVDELSEEDHSGYGLPHRWRPAHASAKWTPALLSAAALNEYTPLTDSEHFAILHEWGDTTLGAVTGRNNYFAISPARAGELKLKDSETITLSPPGSRHLRGLSLNTSALNSMGDEGLQTLLFRPGLKKRQMSAGAQRYLLQGEHLGVDQAYKCRVRSPWWQVPINAPADLLLTYMNADTPRLTTNLANAVHLNSVHGVYLHPEHKEPGKSLLPIASLNTVTLLGAELVGRSYGGGMLKVEPSEADQLPLPSPSLVAHLAPGLREIRRSVRDALKAGDLLGAVRIVDQLVLRDYLRLSEAQHSELVAAQALMSARRLARAANPSRTQ; encoded by the coding sequence GTGACGACTACCCACGACGACCTTCTTGCACCTGTCGATGGCCTTGTGCTGCGCAAGGCACGAGGAGCCTTCTTTACTCCACCAGCCCTGGCGAACTTCGTTTCTCGCTGGGCAATCCGCGCCCCATCGGACCGCATTCTAGAACCCTCGTGTGGCGAGGCGGCTTTCCTCGTGGCAGCGGCAATGCGTCTCGACGAGCTCGGTGCATCCAAGGAACATGGCTCAACGACTCTGGAAGGTATCGAGATACATCCACCGAGTGCTCGAGCTGCCGCCGAACTGGTCAGTGTCACCGGCCGCTCGGCCAGTATTGAGGTAGCCGATTTCTTTACTGTCACCGCCGCTCGGCGCTTTGACGCCGTGATCGGAAATCCACCGTATGTGCGGTACCAGGACCATGTCGGCGCTGCCCGGGTTGCCAGCCGACAAGCAGCCCTGCGAGGCGGGGTTGGCTTGACAGCGTTGGCTTCGATGTGGGCCGCCGCGACGGTGCATGCCGCGGAGTTCTTGCGGCCGGGCGGCCGAATGGGGTTGGTGCTACCTGCCGAGCTCCTGTCGGTCAATTACGCCGCAGATGTGCGTCGCTACCTCATGGAGAGATTCGGTCGAGTGCGGCTCGTGATGTTCACCGAGCGTGTCTTTCCCGATGTCCAGGAAGAGGTCGTGCTGCTGCTCGCCGAGGACGCGCTGGCCGAAGGCGGGACGGATCATTGCGAGCTGCACCAGGTCCGATCCGTCGACGAGCTCAGCGAGGAGGACCACTCTGGTTACGGGTTGCCCCATCGATGGCGCCCCGCCCACGCTAGTGCCAAGTGGACACCCGCGCTCCTTTCAGCAGCCGCACTCAATGAGTACACACCACTCACCGACAGCGAGCATTTCGCGATATTGCATGAGTGGGGCGATACCACGCTTGGCGCGGTCACCGGCCGAAATAACTACTTCGCCATCTCGCCCGCCCGCGCTGGTGAGCTGAAGCTGAAGGATTCGGAGACGATTACGCTTTCCCCGCCTGGCAGCCGCCATCTGCGTGGACTATCGCTGAATACCAGCGCTCTGAACTCTATGGGCGACGAGGGATTGCAGACTCTCTTGTTCAGGCCAGGCCTAAAGAAGCGGCAAATGTCGGCAGGCGCACAACGCTACCTCCTGCAAGGAGAGCACCTTGGGGTCGACCAGGCATATAAGTGCCGCGTTCGATCCCCGTGGTGGCAAGTACCAATCAACGCGCCGGCAGATCTGCTGTTGACCTACATGAACGCTGACACCCCGCGATTGACCACCAACCTCGCAAATGCGGTCCACCTTAATAGCGTCCATGGCGTCTACCTACATCCCGAGCACAAAGAGCCCGGGAAGTCGTTATTGCCGATCGCCAGCCTCAATACAGTTACGCTACTCGGGGCGGAACTCGTCGGACGGTCCTACGGCGGCGGAATGCTCAAGGTCGAACCAAGTGAAGCAGACCAGCTCCCCCTCCCCTCACCGTCGCTCGTCGCGCACCTCGCCCCCGGCTTGCGCGAAATACGCCGCAGTGTGCGCGACGCGCTCAAGGCCGGCGACCTGCTCGGTGCCGTCCGAATCGTCGACCAACTCGTACTGCGAGACTATCTACGCTTGTCGGAAGCGCAACATAGCGAACTCGTTGCTGCACAAGCGCTGATGTCAGCGCGCCGACTGGCGCGCGCAGCCAATCCTAGCCGGACACAGTGA
- a CDS encoding DEAD/DEAH box helicase — MRRTAWYLHGIASTAETSRYPLEQRRRAFAVSAHVHDLLLEDPAETRRERMTTAFAAQVGYHRADESPNASAVYRKVRDVVEETAKFIDGADVALQAGILFLGLDMADLNRRLHTWAATAAALTRGTELATLDGTMFGPTQRLLRGIADLVQYLREGSPDTLETARGHLQLVVDDEVGLSDLDTRWVAGHLLALADGLAGSSIWAVLPPDLPAAVKQAFTLDQKPILTLWPPQRSLIAHPTISPLDPATSRLLVSVPTSAGKTLLAQLIICAHTARDDRDVCYVTPLRSLGREMRQGLRPRLRYLDRRLGADLPDGFGAQDLSGDNTAAHGANGTLGVDGTYQLSQVEVMTPERLMHALRQSPQEILSRFSLFIIDEVHLIAESGGRGLLLEGLLSVLDASGARLILLSGVIGNAASLAAWTSTGQANVLFTDEWRAPRRLHVLLGTEKIEGSRTNIPARSRRGKDKIRYDLRALLAVRPTNTTEQHLTTSDDTPIGHLVLGPDNKRLTGQGNSSTAYTTTARTATLLLRAGSLLMVVSHRATARDAAKIMANELEEDPRSQGLADALAARLSDNHPLVGTVRKGVAYHHAGLPVEVQEAVEDAIRSETIKAVVATSTLTEGVNLPVRTVVIAITEYDGQDPAFQMSAAQLLNAVGRAGRAGKESEGWIVLALQKSLSGSDFDRLTPGPDELEVRSTIAKPSALEALAEAEALVAKTQDAILQLTPDQETGGFVSYVWFILHVLEHVPDLASNRTWRDVVTRLFAFTQLPDDLRERWLELAERVATHYDQTPPTSRRRWAQTGTSLASGADIESIAENLADHVQQPGGLNEQTLEETLNVLSERSVYTRLLALPEAPKRWRFRKSPKGADIEVNTDAVVRDWIAGRTLSELANAHLAMVTDPAFRLEQMVDGVSEGIQHYLSWTVGLVITQANDILLSRHSPVQLLATAAAHLRYGVDTPLAIDLLVRDVKSRTLAQHLGRMAAGAGLDKEGLREYLSEQHIQGWRDNLGATPTDVLDLLHYVQGRDRHKLAEMMATGVVTAQARLEGNESPDPVPVTVAASSDGDELKILAEDGSSLGVIVARDHAGVAAVLDSGLVLNFTLHGTIATITRAATGRLSFM; from the coding sequence TTGCGGCGCACCGCCTGGTATCTACACGGAATCGCATCGACAGCCGAGACGTCCCGGTATCCGCTCGAGCAGCGCCGCCGCGCGTTTGCCGTCAGCGCCCACGTCCACGACCTCCTTCTCGAAGACCCAGCCGAAACACGTCGCGAGCGAATGACCACTGCGTTCGCAGCACAGGTCGGCTATCACCGCGCCGACGAGAGCCCCAACGCCAGCGCTGTCTACCGTAAGGTCCGCGACGTCGTGGAGGAGACAGCCAAGTTTATCGACGGCGCTGACGTCGCCCTCCAAGCCGGAATCCTGTTTCTCGGCCTCGACATGGCCGACCTCAACCGACGGCTTCACACTTGGGCGGCCACCGCTGCCGCTCTGACCCGCGGAACCGAGCTAGCCACCCTTGACGGCACCATGTTCGGACCAACCCAGCGACTCTTGCGCGGCATCGCTGACCTCGTCCAGTACCTACGCGAAGGCAGCCCAGACACACTCGAAACCGCCCGGGGCCACCTCCAGCTTGTCGTCGACGACGAAGTCGGCCTCAGCGACCTGGACACCCGATGGGTAGCCGGACACCTCCTCGCCCTCGCCGACGGGCTCGCCGGGAGCAGCATCTGGGCAGTCCTCCCGCCCGACCTCCCCGCAGCCGTCAAACAGGCATTCACCCTCGACCAAAAGCCCATCCTGACGCTGTGGCCGCCACAGCGCAGCCTCATCGCCCACCCGACCATCAGCCCCCTCGACCCGGCGACCTCCAGGCTTCTCGTCTCCGTCCCGACCAGCGCCGGCAAGACGCTCCTCGCACAGCTCATCATCTGTGCACACACCGCACGAGATGACCGCGACGTCTGCTACGTAACCCCTCTGCGCAGCCTCGGCCGGGAGATGCGTCAAGGACTCCGCCCGCGGTTGCGCTACCTCGATCGCCGCCTCGGCGCAGACCTCCCCGACGGCTTTGGCGCTCAGGACCTCTCCGGCGACAACACGGCCGCCCACGGCGCGAACGGCACTTTAGGCGTGGACGGCACCTATCAGCTGTCCCAGGTCGAGGTGATGACGCCCGAACGACTCATGCACGCTCTGCGGCAATCGCCACAGGAGATCCTGAGCCGGTTCAGCCTGTTCATCATCGACGAAGTCCACCTCATCGCCGAGTCCGGCGGCCGCGGACTGCTACTCGAAGGCCTGCTGTCAGTGCTAGACGCCAGCGGCGCGCGACTCATTCTTCTCTCCGGCGTGATAGGAAATGCGGCATCGCTCGCCGCGTGGACCTCGACCGGACAAGCAAACGTCCTTTTCACCGACGAGTGGAGAGCGCCACGACGGCTGCACGTCCTCCTGGGCACCGAGAAGATCGAAGGCAGCCGCACCAACATCCCAGCTCGAAGCCGACGCGGCAAGGACAAAATTCGGTACGACCTGCGTGCCCTCCTGGCGGTCCGCCCCACCAACACGACCGAGCAACACCTGACCACCAGCGACGACACACCTATCGGTCACCTCGTCCTCGGCCCTGACAACAAGCGCCTCACCGGCCAGGGCAACAGCTCCACCGCTTACACAACGACTGCCAGAACAGCCACACTGCTGCTCCGCGCCGGCAGTCTCCTCATGGTCGTCTCTCACCGCGCCACCGCACGCGACGCCGCGAAAATCATGGCCAACGAACTAGAGGAAGACCCGCGCTCCCAAGGCCTTGCCGACGCCCTCGCCGCGCGCCTCAGCGACAACCATCCGCTCGTCGGAACAGTCCGCAAGGGCGTGGCCTACCACCACGCCGGGTTGCCCGTCGAGGTGCAAGAAGCGGTCGAAGACGCGATCCGCAGCGAAACGATAAAGGCCGTGGTCGCAACAAGCACCCTCACCGAGGGGGTGAACCTACCCGTCCGCACCGTCGTCATCGCAATCACCGAGTACGACGGTCAAGACCCCGCGTTCCAGATGAGTGCCGCCCAACTCCTCAACGCGGTCGGTCGGGCCGGCCGAGCCGGTAAGGAGTCCGAAGGCTGGATCGTACTGGCCCTCCAGAAGTCGCTGTCCGGCAGTGACTTCGATCGACTCACCCCCGGCCCCGACGAACTGGAGGTCCGCTCGACGATAGCCAAGCCGTCCGCTCTCGAAGCTCTCGCGGAGGCCGAAGCACTGGTGGCAAAGACACAGGACGCGATCCTGCAGCTGACCCCTGACCAGGAGACCGGAGGATTCGTCAGTTACGTCTGGTTCATCCTCCACGTCCTCGAGCACGTGCCCGACCTCGCGAGCAACCGGACGTGGCGAGACGTCGTTACGAGGCTCTTCGCCTTCACCCAGCTCCCCGACGACCTCAGAGAACGGTGGCTCGAGCTCGCCGAGCGCGTCGCGACGCACTACGACCAGACACCACCAACATCACGTCGACGCTGGGCACAGACAGGAACCAGCCTCGCCTCAGGTGCCGACATCGAGTCGATCGCTGAGAACCTTGCCGACCATGTACAGCAGCCGGGCGGCCTTAACGAACAAACCCTGGAGGAAACCCTCAACGTTCTCTCCGAACGGTCCGTGTACACCCGTCTGCTAGCGCTTCCTGAAGCCCCGAAGCGCTGGCGCTTCCGAAAGTCACCGAAAGGTGCAGATATCGAGGTGAATACCGACGCCGTGGTCCGCGACTGGATCGCGGGCCGAACACTCAGCGAACTGGCCAACGCCCACCTCGCCATGGTCACGGACCCAGCATTCCGACTAGAGCAGATGGTCGACGGTGTTAGCGAGGGAATTCAGCACTACCTGTCGTGGACCGTCGGTCTCGTAATCACCCAGGCGAACGACATCCTTCTGTCACGCCACAGCCCCGTGCAGCTGCTCGCCACTGCTGCTGCCCATTTGCGTTACGGTGTCGATACACCGCTCGCGATCGACCTGCTCGTCCGAGACGTGAAGTCCCGAACACTGGCGCAGCACCTGGGGCGCATGGCAGCGGGCGCCGGACTGGATAAAGAAGGCTTGCGCGAGTACCTGAGCGAGCAGCACATCCAAGGGTGGCGCGACAACCTCGGAGCGACCCCGACAGACGTTCTCGACCTGCTCCACTACGTGCAGGGCAGAGACCGACACAAACTCGCAGAAATGATGGCAACCGGTGTAGTCACTGCTCAGGCTCGGCTCGAGGGCAATGAGTCTCCAGACCCGGTGCCGGTGACTGTAGCCGCCTCGAGCGACGGCGATGAGCTCAAGATCCTGGCCGAAGATGGCTCGAGTCTCGGGGTGATTGTTGCGCGCGATCACGCCGGTGTCGCAGCGGTACTCGACAGCGGTCTGGTACTCAATTTCACCCTACACGGGACCATTGCGACAATTACTCGCGCAGCGACAGGCCGTCTCAGCTTCATGTAA
- a CDS encoding ABC transporter permease: MLGRVLGPAAVFVAVLGLWSLVSYVILPEQRRFLVPPPGDVFAAALTGPEAAHMWSALGRTTVVALVGLAIAFVVGVGWAVVMSQARWIENSLFPYAVVLQCIPILAVVPVVGFWFGFGFVSRVLVCVLIALFPIVSNTLFGLRSVDVGHRDLFALHCTSRWVRLRKLEIPSALPGLFAGLRISAGLSVVGAVVGDFFYKQNSPGIGILMDTYRARRESAELFAAASLASLLGVSVFVVFGWIGQRVVGRWSRA, translated from the coding sequence GTGCTCGGACGTGTCCTCGGTCCGGCAGCGGTATTCGTCGCGGTGCTGGGTCTGTGGTCGCTGGTGAGTTACGTGATCCTGCCCGAGCAACGGAGGTTTCTGGTGCCGCCGCCGGGCGATGTGTTCGCCGCTGCGCTCACCGGACCGGAAGCAGCGCACATGTGGTCGGCGCTGGGACGCACGACCGTCGTCGCGCTCGTCGGCCTGGCGATCGCCTTCGTGGTTGGTGTCGGGTGGGCTGTCGTGATGTCGCAGGCACGCTGGATCGAGAACTCGCTGTTCCCCTATGCGGTGGTGCTGCAGTGTATTCCGATCCTCGCCGTGGTGCCGGTGGTCGGATTCTGGTTCGGCTTCGGGTTCGTGTCCCGGGTGTTGGTGTGCGTGCTCATCGCCCTGTTCCCCATCGTATCCAACACTCTGTTCGGATTGCGCTCTGTCGACGTGGGTCACCGCGACCTGTTCGCGTTGCACTGCACGAGCAGGTGGGTTCGCCTGCGCAAGTTGGAGATTCCGTCGGCGCTGCCGGGGCTCTTCGCCGGGCTACGCATCTCGGCCGGGCTGTCGGTGGTCGGAGCGGTGGTCGGCGACTTCTTCTACAAACAGAACTCGCCGGGCATCGGCATCCTGATGGACACCTACCGTGCTCGACGCGAGTCGGCGGAGTTGTTCGCGGCCGCCAGCCTCGCGTCCCTGCTCGGCGTGTCGGTCTTCGTGGTGTTCGGGTGGATCGGACAGCGGGTGGTGGGACGCTGGTCTCGCGCGTGA
- a CDS encoding type VII secretion target: protein MLVDPDTLRAFAGETSRTADTVSENDLSNSVPAAFAGMPGSTSLWAANSIDAFVTGLVTNLSDGFDALATAARGSADSYQVTDQDLAVAIDKVFPR from the coding sequence ATGCTGGTTGATCCGGATACCCTGCGCGCATTTGCAGGCGAAACGTCTCGGACTGCAGACACGGTGAGCGAGAACGACCTGTCGAATAGCGTGCCCGCTGCGTTTGCGGGGATGCCTGGTTCCACCAGCCTCTGGGCGGCGAACTCGATCGATGCGTTTGTGACCGGTCTGGTGACGAATCTGTCCGACGGATTCGATGCGTTGGCGACCGCGGCGCGCGGCTCAGCCGACTCCTACCAAGTCACCGATCAAGACTTGGCGGTGGCGATCGACAAGGTGTTCCCGCGGTGA